A window of the Scyliorhinus torazame isolate Kashiwa2021f chromosome 12, sScyTor2.1, whole genome shotgun sequence genome harbors these coding sequences:
- the LOC140387294 gene encoding uncharacterized protein: MMMPLVMVGKVFTKCIVLLNTNPCLFLVSGTMNTAATLLFLALATVSSPAPMGQTSLSTAFTQSTTLSRKTLQDVRTLIGEYKLVKIGNPMFEDYNLKLQSLPNSQMGYGHWLEMQDGERLQQNWEDLQVFWMHVDAKRIHELGQTEGSPLAHSIEGISLDLRDLIYQLSRQISALNSTSPKPLDLTLPSNILNPDYDWHSKLQGYIIFRDLETYLNKVVRDFILLKTKYRTSVRNPT, encoded by the exons ATGATGATGCCACTGGTAATGGTGGGGAAAGTCTTCACAAAATGCATTGTCTTACTGAACACAAACCCTTGTCTCTTTCTAGTAAGCGGCACTATGAACACAGCTGCCACCCTCCTCTTCCTCGCGCTCGCTACCGTGTCCTCACCAGCCCCAATGGGTCAGACTAGCCTCAGTACAGCCTTCACCCAGAGCACAACACTCTCCAGAAAAACCCTGCAAGATGTTCGCACGCTGATTGGAGAATAC AAGCTAGTGAAGATCGGGAACCCGATGTTCGAAGATTACAACCTAAAACTGCAGAGCCTCCCAAACAGTCAGATGGGCTATGGACATTGGCTGGAAATGCAG GATGGGGAACGTTTACAGCAGAATTGGGAAGACCTGCAGGTATTCTGGATGCACGTCGATGCGAAACGCATCCATGAACTCGGCCAAACCGAGGGATCGCCCCTGGCCCATTCCATCGAAGGGATTTCACTCGATCTCAGAGATTTGATCTACCAGCTCAGTCGCCAG ATCTCAGCTCTGAACAGCACATCTCCCAAGCCCTTGGACCTAACTCTCCCCAGCAACATCCTGAACCCAGACTATGATTGGCACAGCAAGCTGCAAGGGTACATCATCTTCCGAGACCTGGAAACTTACCTGAATAAAGTGGTCCGGGACTTCATACTCTTAAAGACCAAATACCGAACCTCCGTAAGGAATCCAACAtaa